In the genome of Erinaceus europaeus chromosome 8, mEriEur2.1, whole genome shotgun sequence, one region contains:
- the LOC103112884 gene encoding olfactory receptor 6V1: MANRSHPSEFLLLGFSSFGELQVLLYGPFLLLYLLSFMGNVVIILMVTASSHLHTPMCFFLGNFSLLEILVTMTAVPRMLSDLLLPVKAISFSGCMVQFYFYFSLGSTSFLILADMALDRFMAICHPLRYGTLMSWAVCGQLAGAAWAIPFLAMVPTVLSRISLDYCHGNIINHFFCDNAPLLQLTCSDTRLLEAWDFFMALAFVLSSFLVNLISYGYIVATVVRMPSASSRRKAFSTCGSHLMLVFLGYSSTIFLYVQPGKAHSVDVNKTVALVTAILTPFLNPFIFTLRNETVQAVLRGHMQRLKGLRRNYDESEGVGHARPSSTGRR; encoded by the coding sequence ATGGCCAATCGGAGTCACCCTTCTGAATTCCTTCTCCTGGGCTTCTCCTCCTTCGGGGAGCTTCAGGTCCTGCTTTATGGACCCTTCCTCCTGCTCTATCTTCTCTCCTTCATGGGCAATGTTGTCATCATCCTCATGGTCACAGCCAGCTCACACCTACACACCCCTATGTGCTTCTTCCTGGGCAACTTCTCCCTGCTAGAGATCTTGGTGACCATGACCGCTGTGCCCAGGATGCTGTCAGACCTCCTGCTCCCAGTTAAGGCCATCTCCTTCTCTGGCTGCATGGTCCAattctacttctacttctcccTGGGCTCCACCTCCTTCCTCATCCTGGCTGACATGGCCTTGGACCGCTTCATGGCTATCTGCCACCCTCTGCGCTATGGCACCCTGATGAGCTGGGCTGTGTGTGGCCAGCTGGCAGGGGCTGCCTGGGCCATCCCCTTCCTTGCCATGGTGCCCACCGTCCTCTCCCGGATCTCCCTGGACTATTGCCATGGCAACATCATCAACCACTTCTTCTGTGACAACGCGCCCCTGCTGCAGCTGACCTGCTCTGACACGCGCTTGCTGGAGGCCTGGGACTTCTTCATGGCCTTGGCCTTCGTGCTCAGCTCCTTCCTGGTGAACCTCATCTCCTACGGCTACATCGTGGCCACCGTAGTCAGGATGCCGTCTGCCAGCAGCCGCCGCAAGGCCTTCTCCACCTGTGGGTCGCACCTGATGCTGGTTTTCTTGGGCTACAGCAGCACCATCTTCTTATACGTCCAGCCAGGCAAGGCACACTCGGTAGATGTCAACAAGACTGTGGCCTTGGTCACAGCCATCCTCACCCCCTTCCTCAACCCCTTTATCTTTACACTCCGCAATGAGACGGTCCAGGCTGTGCTCCGGGGACACATGCAGAGACTCAAAGGCCTCCGCAGAAATTATGATGAGTCCGAGGGGGTGGGCCACGCCCGGCCCAGCAGCACTGGAAGGAGATAG